A single region of the Thioalkalivibrio nitratireducens DSM 14787 genome encodes:
- a CDS encoding rhodanese-like domain-containing protein: protein MTPGDLHAAIEAGEPWLVVDVREPYEYRRLHVPGSLLIPRGLLEGAAEPGSRHRIRALSEARNRPVALLCATGARSALAAVVLEEMGFSDVVNVAGGIRLWDAEELPTETGPYTGPLP from the coding sequence ATGACGCCCGGCGATCTGCACGCAGCCATCGAGGCCGGCGAGCCCTGGCTGGTCGTGGACGTGCGCGAACCCTACGAGTACCGGCGCCTGCACGTTCCGGGGTCGCTGCTGATCCCCCGGGGCCTGCTGGAGGGGGCGGCCGAACCCGGCAGCCGCCATCGGATCCGGGCGCTGAGCGAGGCACGGAATCGTCCGGTGGCGCTGCTGTGCGCGACCGGAGCCCGCTCGGCACTCGCGGCGGTGGTGCTCGAGGAGATGGGTTTTTCCGACGTGGTGAACGTCGCCGGTGGTATCCGGCTCTGGGATGCCGAAGAGCTGCCCACCGAGACCGGACCGTATACCGGCCCGTTGCCCTGA
- a CDS encoding lysophospholipid acyltransferase family protein has product MASKLRGSYRLLRIFVYLLYGLWLSLRYGFGPAGEARMAEVRWRWYRRAMELAGVEIRVDGRPPDGPALVVSNHVSWLDIPVLGAVMDVRFLSKAEVARWPLIGWLARRNGTLFIHRGAHHASQIVRDMSEALSRGQRVVLFPEATTSTGAEVRRFHPRLFAAAVATGTPVQPVALEHERGADGSPPAAAFVDGEWFLVHAWRILCRPRTVVQVHLLPPLPVTEHSTRRELADAARCVVLAALGLPGDGSAAATGSARAGDRQRTG; this is encoded by the coding sequence ATGGCGAGCAAGCTGCGGGGCAGTTACAGGCTGCTCAGAATCTTTGTGTACCTGCTGTACGGGCTCTGGCTGAGCCTGCGATACGGGTTCGGCCCGGCGGGCGAGGCGCGGATGGCGGAGGTCCGGTGGCGGTGGTACCGGCGCGCGATGGAACTCGCCGGGGTCGAGATCCGCGTCGATGGACGGCCGCCGGACGGTCCGGCACTGGTGGTGTCCAACCACGTGTCCTGGCTGGACATCCCGGTGCTGGGTGCAGTGATGGACGTGCGGTTCCTTTCGAAGGCGGAAGTCGCCCGGTGGCCGTTGATCGGCTGGCTGGCCCGCCGCAACGGTACCCTGTTCATCCATCGCGGCGCACACCATGCCTCGCAGATCGTGCGGGACATGTCCGAGGCACTGTCCCGCGGCCAGCGCGTGGTGCTGTTTCCCGAGGCCACCACCTCGACCGGTGCCGAGGTGCGGCGCTTTCATCCGCGCCTGTTTGCGGCGGCGGTGGCAACCGGTACCCCGGTGCAGCCGGTGGCGCTCGAGCATGAACGCGGCGCCGACGGCTCCCCGCCAGCGGCGGCCTTTGTGGATGGAGAATGGTTCCTGGTCCACGCGTGGCGGATCCTCTGCCGGCCGCGCACGGTAGTGCAGGTTCATCTGTTGCCCCCGCTGCCCGTCACCGAACACTCGACCCGGCGCGAACTGGCGGACGCGGCGAGGTGTGTGGTGCTTGCCGCTCTCGGGCTGCCGGGCGATGGCAGCGCTGCCGCCACCGGCTCCGCGCGCGCAGGCGACCGGCAGCGTACGGGCTGA
- a CDS encoding CopD family protein, whose translation MSSVLISVMVGLHALSAAVWVGGMFFAYMAVRPAAAKLLAVPERTTLWQNSFARFFPWVWGIVVILLATGFWLIFGVYGGMGNVGAHVHWMLLLGLVMMAIFAHIYFAPYRRMRKAIAAQDWPEAGRRLGQIRMFIGINLVLGLITIALGTGGRYW comes from the coding sequence ATGTCCAGCGTACTCATCAGCGTGATGGTCGGCCTGCACGCCCTGTCGGCCGCCGTCTGGGTCGGCGGCATGTTTTTCGCCTACATGGCGGTACGCCCGGCAGCCGCCAAGCTGCTCGCGGTACCGGAGCGCACCACGCTCTGGCAGAACAGCTTCGCCCGGTTCTTCCCCTGGGTATGGGGCATCGTCGTGATCCTGCTGGCGACCGGCTTCTGGTTGATTTTCGGGGTGTACGGCGGCATGGGGAATGTCGGCGCCCATGTGCACTGGATGCTGCTGCTCGGACTGGTGATGATGGCGATCTTCGCCCATATCTACTTCGCTCCGTACCGGCGCATGCGCAAGGCCATCGCCGCGCAGGACTGGCCCGAGGCCGGGCGCCGGCTCGGGCAGATCCGGATGTTCATCGGGATCAACCTGGTGCTCGGCCTGATCACCATCGCGCTGGGCACCGGCGGGCGGTACTGGTAG
- a CDS encoding potassium channel family protein, producing MDKVLSLFLRRMRAPLLALTAAYSISVTGLVLIPGIDDQGEPWRMDFFHAFYFVSYMATTIGFGEIPHAFSEAQRMWTTVTVYLSVIAWLYAIGKILTLVQDPTFKLAVSQQTFDRSIRRLREPFFIVCGYGDTGSLLVRALLRRRKRVVVIDRNPDCLNDLALSDTDIFVPGLIADASVSARLQSAGLSNPLCQGVVALTDSDEANLKIAITVKLLNPMLPVICRAESADTERNMQSFGTDQVINPFHTFGDRLALALHSPAHHLLHQWLSSVPGSDLPMPLYPPRGRWILCGFGRFGKAVHAGLSGEQVEVVVVEADHEGTGCAEDCVQGRGTEAETLREAGVASAAGIVAGTNSDTNNLSILMTARDLSPELFMVGRQNSDGNGALFAAAELDLVMRHSETIAEAILSHLTSPLLPLFLRRSRDQDSDWANELISRIGAVTGERVPAVWAVRLDRDTAPALLERLRTAPVTLGELLSHPHQRERRLPCLALMLRRGADRQPLLAPQDSETLGEDDEILFCGRGESAARIARELQDPHALEFLLTGRDRPQGWLWRRLGSTPRPGAGGTLPPS from the coding sequence ATGGACAAGGTGCTGTCGTTGTTCCTGCGGCGGATGCGCGCGCCGCTGCTCGCGCTCACCGCGGCCTACAGCATCTCGGTCACGGGACTGGTGCTGATCCCGGGAATCGACGATCAGGGAGAGCCCTGGCGCATGGACTTCTTCCATGCGTTCTACTTCGTCAGCTACATGGCCACCACCATCGGCTTCGGCGAGATTCCGCATGCCTTCAGCGAAGCGCAGCGGATGTGGACCACGGTCACCGTCTACCTCTCGGTGATCGCCTGGCTGTACGCGATCGGGAAAATCCTGACCCTGGTGCAGGATCCGACCTTCAAGCTCGCCGTCTCGCAGCAGACCTTCGACCGCAGCATCCGCCGACTGCGCGAACCATTTTTCATCGTCTGCGGGTACGGCGACACCGGATCGCTGCTGGTCCGGGCACTGCTGCGCCGGCGCAAGCGCGTGGTGGTGATCGACCGCAACCCGGACTGCCTCAACGACCTCGCGCTTTCGGACACCGACATCTTCGTCCCAGGCCTGATCGCCGACGCCAGCGTGTCAGCCCGGCTGCAGTCGGCGGGGCTTTCCAATCCACTCTGCCAGGGCGTGGTCGCGCTCACCGACAGCGATGAGGCGAACCTGAAGATCGCGATCACGGTAAAGCTGCTGAATCCCATGCTGCCGGTGATCTGCCGCGCGGAAAGCGCCGACACCGAGCGGAACATGCAGTCCTTCGGCACCGACCAGGTGATCAACCCCTTCCACACCTTCGGAGACCGGCTGGCGCTGGCACTGCACTCCCCGGCGCATCATTTGCTGCATCAGTGGCTCAGCAGCGTACCGGGCAGCGATCTGCCGATGCCGCTGTATCCGCCGCGCGGGCGCTGGATCCTCTGCGGCTTCGGCCGCTTCGGCAAGGCGGTGCACGCGGGACTCTCCGGGGAGCAGGTCGAAGTGGTCGTGGTGGAGGCGGACCACGAAGGCACCGGCTGCGCCGAGGACTGTGTGCAGGGGCGCGGCACCGAAGCCGAGACCCTGCGTGAGGCCGGAGTGGCAAGCGCCGCCGGCATCGTTGCCGGCACCAACAGCGATACCAACAACCTGTCGATCCTGATGACCGCGCGCGATCTGAGCCCCGAGCTGTTCATGGTCGGCCGCCAGAATTCCGACGGCAACGGGGCGCTGTTTGCCGCGGCCGAGCTCGACCTGGTGATGCGGCACAGCGAGACCATCGCCGAGGCGATCCTGTCGCACCTGACCTCGCCGCTGCTGCCGCTGTTTCTGCGCCGATCGCGAGATCAGGACAGCGACTGGGCGAACGAACTGATCAGCCGAATCGGCGCCGTCACCGGTGAAAGAGTACCGGCGGTCTGGGCGGTGCGCCTGGACCGGGACACGGCTCCGGCACTGCTGGAACGGCTGCGGACGGCGCCGGTCACGCTGGGCGAATTGCTGTCCCACCCGCACCAGCGCGAGCGCCGCCTGCCCTGCCTGGCGCTGATGCTGCGCCGGGGCGCGGACCGGCAGCCGCTGCTGGCGCCCCAAGACAGCGAGACCCTCGGCGAAGACGATGAAATCCTGTTCTGCGGCCGCGGCGAGTCGGCGGCCCGCATCGCCCGCGAACTCCAGGACCCGCATGCTCTCGAATTCCTGCTGACCGGCCGTGACCGCCCACAGGGCTGGCTATGGCGCCGTCTGGGCAGTACCCCAAGGCCCGGGGCGGGTGGTACCTTACCGCCTTCCTGA
- a CDS encoding DUF6394 family protein, with amino-acid sequence MNLEKVIFGFFIILALTLNFGFVLGEIDNPAHHNVYELFAAIVVNLVATLLKFGDRTQTGALLLATSLVAILQLFAAAVVWGYAVNISATGLDAMMMASIVSLAAGAMIANVISVVLLIADTIVLRR; translated from the coding sequence ATGAACCTCGAGAAGGTGATTTTCGGATTCTTCATCATTCTGGCGCTGACGCTGAATTTCGGCTTCGTGCTGGGCGAGATCGACAACCCCGCACACCACAACGTCTACGAGCTGTTTGCCGCGATCGTGGTGAATCTCGTCGCCACGCTGCTCAAGTTCGGCGACCGCACGCAGACCGGTGCGCTGCTGCTGGCGACATCGCTGGTGGCGATCCTGCAGCTCTTCGCGGCCGCGGTCGTTTGGGGCTACGCGGTGAACATCAGCGCCACCGGCCTCGACGCGATGATGATGGCCAGCATCGTCTCGCTGGCCGCGGGCGCGATGATCGCGAATGTCATCTCGGTCGTGTTGCTGATCGCAGACACCATCGTGCTGCGCCGCTGA
- a CDS encoding site-specific recombinase, translated as MDTTTADSVLARLADDEGRDLADTLRLLVDWLRPAPHQRHLAAPVIARIEELVVALRADPGRRQVLRERLEQGLESARHLTLYTGIGLFSRRGFLRELVERMYERVNPRPMERRDLKDVLAYVFHQPSDADWVSALPDDAWWRLFEALGCGAEEHPVVLQRARDEILYALEMLSMWIAAEELEPELLRLDPSIAERNSAFVAQQRELGRFIEAYRAWLTDPSLARHDDRHARVLLDQCREQIARLRRRAVTRGSSVSLTHLLERLDQTLARIERLLDMLDPSDPTAARSAWATLFRELVAANTRRYSVRTLWQENIGLLSRSVTQRASETGEHYITQNRAEYLEMFRSGAGAGLIIALMALIKIQVEALDLAAGAQTFWVSMNYGLGFVLIHILHFTVATKQPAMTAARLAAAIEESDRGTASPAKLADLLIQVGRSQFIAVLGNVSIALPVAVLVGWLYALALGSPVLTPQGVEYQLHQLSPVAGLALFHAAIAGVWLFVAGLISGFFDNRCAYLELPDRLRGHPLLRRLLSERRRDRLANFVAHNYGALFGNFLFGVLLGVTGYIGYLLSLPLDIRHVAFASANLGYATAVQMPGVFEWLFYLVLVLLIGAVNLWVSFGLALYVALKARGTRIGALDRVLKAYARRIRERPREFLLPPAQVREASDASGKDRQD; from the coding sequence ATGGATACCACGACCGCGGATTCCGTGCTGGCCAGGCTCGCCGATGACGAGGGCAGGGATCTCGCCGACACCCTCCGGCTGCTGGTGGACTGGCTGCGCCCTGCGCCGCACCAGCGCCACCTCGCAGCCCCGGTAATCGCGCGGATCGAGGAGCTCGTGGTCGCCCTGCGCGCGGATCCCGGACGGCGCCAAGTGCTGCGCGAACGCCTCGAGCAGGGTCTGGAATCAGCCCGACACCTGACCCTCTACACGGGCATCGGCCTGTTCTCCCGTCGCGGTTTCCTGCGAGAACTCGTCGAGCGGATGTACGAGCGGGTGAACCCCAGGCCGATGGAGCGCCGCGACCTGAAGGACGTGCTCGCGTATGTGTTTCACCAGCCCAGCGACGCGGACTGGGTGTCCGCGCTTCCCGACGATGCCTGGTGGCGGCTGTTCGAGGCACTTGGCTGCGGCGCGGAAGAGCATCCGGTCGTGCTCCAGCGAGCGCGTGACGAGATCCTCTACGCCCTCGAGATGCTCTCGATGTGGATCGCCGCGGAGGAACTGGAGCCCGAGCTGCTGCGTCTCGATCCGTCGATCGCCGAACGCAACTCCGCGTTCGTGGCACAGCAGCGGGAACTCGGCCGTTTCATCGAGGCGTACCGCGCCTGGCTCACCGACCCCTCGCTGGCACGCCACGACGACCGCCATGCCCGGGTGCTACTCGACCAGTGTCGGGAACAGATCGCCCGCCTGCGCCGCCGTGCAGTCACCCGCGGCAGCAGCGTCTCGCTGACTCACTTGCTCGAGCGGCTGGATCAGACGCTCGCACGCATCGAACGGCTGCTGGACATGCTCGACCCGAGCGACCCGACGGCTGCCCGCAGCGCCTGGGCGACCCTGTTCCGGGAATTGGTCGCCGCCAACACCCGCCGCTACAGCGTGCGCACCCTGTGGCAGGAAAACATCGGTCTGCTCTCGCGCAGCGTGACCCAGCGGGCCAGCGAGACCGGCGAGCACTACATCACCCAGAACCGCGCCGAGTACCTGGAGATGTTCCGTTCGGGCGCAGGCGCGGGCCTGATCATCGCGCTGATGGCGCTGATCAAGATCCAGGTCGAGGCGCTCGATCTCGCCGCCGGGGCCCAAACCTTCTGGGTCAGCATGAACTACGGCCTGGGATTCGTTCTGATTCACATCCTGCATTTCACGGTCGCCACCAAGCAGCCGGCGATGACCGCCGCGCGCCTCGCCGCCGCGATCGAAGAAAGCGACCGCGGCACCGCCAGCCCGGCGAAGCTGGCCGACCTGCTGATCCAGGTGGGCCGCTCGCAGTTCATCGCGGTGCTGGGGAACGTGAGCATCGCATTGCCGGTGGCGGTTCTGGTCGGGTGGCTCTACGCCCTGGCACTGGGATCGCCCGTGCTGACACCCCAGGGCGTCGAATACCAGCTCCATCAATTGAGTCCCGTGGCCGGTCTCGCCCTGTTCCATGCGGCAATCGCGGGGGTATGGCTGTTCGTCGCCGGCCTGATCTCGGGATTCTTCGACAACCGCTGCGCCTACCTGGAACTCCCCGATCGACTGCGCGGCCATCCGCTGCTGCGCCGGCTCCTGTCCGAGCGCAGGCGCGACCGCCTGGCCAACTTCGTGGCGCACAACTATGGCGCGCTGTTCGGCAACTTCTTGTTCGGGGTGCTGCTCGGCGTAACCGGCTACATCGGCTACCTGCTCAGCCTGCCTCTGGACATCCGCCACGTCGCATTCGCCTCGGCGAACCTGGGCTATGCCACCGCAGTGCAGATGCCGGGTGTGTTCGAATGGCTGTTCTATCTGGTGCTGGTGCTGCTGATCGGTGCGGTGAACCTCTGGGTCAGCTTCGGGCTCGCGCTGTATGTCGCGCTGAAGGCCCGCGGCACCCGCATTGGCGCACTGGACCGGGTGCTGAAGGCCTACGCGCGTCGCATCCGCGAACGCCCGCGGGAATTCCTGCTGCCGCCGGCCCAGGTGCGGGAAGCGAGCGACGCGTCGGGGAAAGACCGCCAGGACTGA
- a CDS encoding DsrE family protein yields MWQATRWFLGTMLVLGLGTPSLQAGEGQAPWGQASAEAIEYAPQKVVYDVAEGDPDRFERILDRVSFLNNVYEADPFDASIVLVLHGDEIRFFGIENYGEYGELMRRAQSLTQAGPIEFRICRAAARARGFEPEDMHGFVRVVPMADAEIIRLQQEEGHVFMR; encoded by the coding sequence ATGTGGCAGGCAACACGCTGGTTTCTGGGAACGATGCTGGTACTGGGGCTGGGGACCCCCTCTCTGCAGGCCGGCGAGGGGCAGGCGCCCTGGGGCCAGGCGAGTGCCGAAGCGATCGAGTACGCACCCCAGAAGGTCGTGTACGACGTGGCCGAGGGTGACCCCGATCGATTCGAGCGGATTCTCGACCGGGTCAGCTTTCTGAACAATGTCTACGAGGCCGATCCGTTCGATGCCTCGATCGTGCTGGTGCTGCACGGCGACGAGATCCGCTTTTTCGGTATCGAGAACTACGGCGAGTACGGGGAGCTGATGCGCCGCGCGCAGAGCCTGACGCAGGCGGGACCGATCGAGTTCCGGATATGCCGCGCAGCGGCGCGCGCGCGAGGCTTCGAGCCGGAGGACATGCACGGCTTCGTGCGCGTGGTGCCGATGGCCGACGCGGAGATCATTCGGCTGCAGCAGGAGGAAGGGCATGTGTTCATGCGCTGA
- a CDS encoding zinc-binding metallopeptidase family protein — MQLYRCQSCGHRLYFENVVCTRCGRPLGFLPDRLEISALEPEGGNVFTALAAPPGGPRYRLCANSADYGVCNWMVPEHEQDARCASCRLNRTIPNLDIAGNKNLWQTLESQKRRLVYSLIRLGLPVQPKYRDPAGLAFDFLADSEPSFRETGAVMTGHANGLITLNIAEADPVTRERMRRDMAEPYRTILGHFRHESGHYYWDRLVRDTHWLGEVRAVFGDETMDYTQALETHHARGARADWQQRHVSAYASSHPWEDWAETWAHYLHIVDTLDTARHFGVTVGNGLDETGSPQTAPAFDAYAPGDFAPILEHWLPLAFALNNLNRSMGHADAYPFVLAPLAIEKLKLVHRIVQDPLTVMASGHPAT; from the coding sequence ATGCAACTCTATCGCTGCCAGTCCTGCGGCCACCGCCTGTACTTCGAAAACGTCGTCTGCACACGCTGCGGACGCCCGCTGGGCTTTCTGCCGGACCGTCTTGAGATCTCCGCCCTTGAGCCGGAGGGCGGCAACGTCTTCACCGCGCTGGCGGCACCGCCGGGCGGACCGCGTTACCGGCTGTGTGCCAATTCCGCCGACTACGGGGTCTGCAACTGGATGGTGCCGGAGCACGAGCAGGATGCCCGGTGCGCCTCCTGCCGCCTCAACCGCACGATTCCGAATCTGGACATCGCTGGCAACAAGAACCTGTGGCAGACACTGGAATCCCAGAAACGGCGCCTGGTCTACAGCCTGATCCGGCTCGGTCTTCCGGTGCAGCCGAAGTACCGGGATCCCGCGGGGCTCGCGTTCGACTTTCTCGCCGACAGCGAGCCCAGTTTCCGCGAGACCGGCGCGGTTATGACCGGCCATGCCAACGGCTTGATCACCCTCAATATCGCGGAGGCGGATCCGGTCACGCGCGAGCGGATGCGTCGGGACATGGCAGAGCCGTACCGGACGATCCTCGGACATTTCCGGCACGAATCCGGCCATTACTATTGGGACCGGCTGGTCCGGGATACCCACTGGCTAGGTGAGGTACGGGCCGTGTTCGGAGACGAGACCATGGATTACACGCAGGCACTGGAAACCCACCACGCACGGGGCGCCCGCGCGGATTGGCAGCAGCGCCATGTCAGTGCGTATGCCAGCAGTCATCCCTGGGAGGACTGGGCCGAAACCTGGGCACACTACCTGCATATCGTCGACACGCTGGACACGGCGCGGCACTTCGGCGTGACCGTCGGTAACGGCCTGGACGAGACCGGGTCACCGCAGACAGCGCCGGCCTTCGACGCCTACGCGCCGGGCGACTTCGCGCCGATTCTCGAGCATTGGCTGCCGCTGGCCTTCGCGCTCAACAACCTGAACCGAAGCATGGGCCACGCCGATGCCTACCCGTTCGTCCTCGCCCCTCTCGCGATCGAGAAGCTGAAACTGGTGCACCGCATCGTTCAGGATCCACTAACTGTCATGGCCAGCGGCCACCCTGCAACATGA
- a CDS encoding DUF1622 domain-containing protein has product MLEHFKTTVGAIGWTLEGIGVLVIVIGSVIAIGRFLRQCWIDDERGHAYHEFRVGLGRSILVGLEFLIAGDIIRTVVVDQTLEALGSLAIIIFLRIVLSFSLFLEIEGRWPWQPPADRPRA; this is encoded by the coding sequence ATGCTGGAACATTTCAAGACCACTGTGGGGGCCATCGGCTGGACGCTGGAGGGCATCGGCGTCCTGGTGATCGTGATCGGGAGTGTCATCGCGATCGGCCGGTTTCTGCGTCAATGCTGGATCGATGACGAACGCGGGCACGCCTACCACGAATTCCGGGTGGGTCTGGGGCGTTCGATCCTGGTGGGTCTGGAATTCCTGATCGCCGGCGATATCATTCGGACGGTGGTGGTCGATCAGACCCTCGAGGCGTTGGGGAGCCTAGCCATCATCATTTTCCTGCGAATCGTGCTCAGTTTCTCGCTCTTCCTCGAGATCGAGGGCCGGTGGCCGTGGCAGCCGCCGGCAGACCGGCCCCGCGCCTGA
- a CDS encoding dodecin family protein: protein MTVAKVTEITAESTESFEDAIRQGIERASETLHGIRGAWVKEQKVRVESGKITSYRVDLKVTFVLD from the coding sequence ATGACTGTAGCAAAGGTGACGGAGATCACGGCGGAATCCACCGAGAGCTTCGAAGATGCGATCCGCCAGGGAATCGAGCGAGCGTCCGAGACCCTGCACGGAATCCGTGGTGCCTGGGTCAAGGAGCAGAAGGTCCGGGTGGAGAGCGGCAAGATCACCAGCTACCGGGTCGATTTGAAGGTAACCTTCGTACTCGACTGA
- the ftsH gene encoding ATP-dependent zinc metalloprotease FtsH gives MSIGTIPYRGRGRKPTTMNQGRERDSREESKGGRGRGWIGGAGDGKGTRNGVWEKWLIFVWLSLAILLVLHWIDEREQPHHTVLTYSEFLRAIEEGHVREVTLRGQDVRGRLTEAGREALEVDEPGSFETVRPELAGEALLQELQEFDIDIAAEPVEPPWWQQMLVRALPFLLLLALLVWFWGRVQQRAMAGGGGPFGFGKSTAKRVHSEDSDTRMDDVAGSENAKKEIIEVVEFLKNPSHFKELGAQIPRGILMMGPPGTGKTLLARAVAGEAGVPFFNITGSEFIEMFVGMGASRVRDLFRRAKEEAPSVVFIDELDAIGRSRGAGMGGGHDEREQTLNQILSEMDGFEGDESVVVLAATNRPDVLDKALLRPGRFDRKITLENPHREARRDILKVHTKSIPLADDVDLDRLAAGTIGFSGAELRNLANEAALFAGRRGLKQVDWACFSDARDRILVGETREHGLSDRDRQIVAYHESGHALLAYLLPKADALEKVTVIPRGRALGVTAQVPEEERYNFSESYLRAKIAVMFGGRLAESIVFNEVSNGAENDLREATRLARRMVAHWGMSERIGPVSFPQHQQEVFLGRELGHEREHSESTAAAIDEEIRKLLGDIEASARETLEKHRGALETLAEALKEQETLEVEGIREILKGKVQEGQA, from the coding sequence ATGAGTATAGGAACAATCCCCTATAGGGGCCGCGGGAGGAAACCCACCACGATGAATCAGGGACGCGAGCGAGACTCACGAGAGGAATCGAAAGGCGGTCGGGGGCGCGGTTGGATCGGGGGCGCCGGGGATGGCAAGGGTACCCGCAACGGCGTATGGGAGAAATGGCTGATCTTCGTCTGGTTGTCGCTCGCGATTCTCCTGGTTTTGCACTGGATCGACGAGCGCGAGCAGCCCCACCACACGGTCCTGACCTACAGCGAGTTTCTACGCGCGATCGAGGAAGGGCACGTTCGGGAAGTGACCCTGCGCGGGCAGGATGTGCGGGGCCGACTGACGGAGGCCGGCCGCGAAGCGCTGGAGGTGGACGAACCCGGCTCGTTCGAGACGGTTCGTCCCGAATTGGCGGGCGAGGCCTTGCTGCAAGAGCTGCAGGAATTCGACATCGATATCGCAGCGGAACCCGTGGAACCGCCGTGGTGGCAGCAGATGCTGGTTCGTGCGTTGCCATTTCTGCTGCTGCTGGCGCTGCTGGTGTGGTTCTGGGGCCGCGTGCAGCAGCGGGCGATGGCCGGGGGCGGTGGTCCGTTCGGATTCGGGAAGTCCACCGCGAAACGGGTACACAGCGAGGATAGCGACACCCGCATGGATGACGTGGCCGGATCCGAGAACGCGAAGAAGGAAATCATTGAGGTGGTGGAATTCCTGAAGAACCCCTCTCATTTCAAGGAGCTCGGGGCGCAGATTCCGCGCGGAATCCTGATGATGGGCCCACCCGGCACCGGCAAGACGCTGCTCGCCCGGGCGGTGGCGGGTGAGGCCGGTGTTCCGTTTTTCAACATCACCGGTTCCGAGTTCATCGAGATGTTCGTGGGTATGGGGGCCTCCCGGGTTCGGGACCTGTTCCGGCGAGCCAAGGAGGAGGCGCCGTCGGTGGTTTTCATCGACGAGCTCGACGCCATCGGGCGTTCCCGCGGCGCTGGCATGGGCGGCGGACACGATGAACGGGAGCAGACGCTGAACCAGATCCTGTCGGAAATGGACGGTTTCGAGGGCGATGAGTCCGTGGTCGTGCTCGCCGCGACCAACCGGCCGGACGTGTTGGACAAGGCCTTGCTCCGGCCCGGCCGTTTCGATCGCAAGATTACCCTGGAGAACCCGCACCGGGAGGCGCGCCGGGATATCCTGAAGGTGCACACGAAGTCGATCCCGCTTGCCGATGACGTGGACCTCGACCGCCTTGCCGCGGGAACCATCGGCTTCTCGGGTGCGGAACTTCGCAACCTCGCCAATGAGGCGGCGCTGTTCGCCGGGCGCAGAGGGCTGAAGCAGGTGGACTGGGCCTGTTTCTCCGATGCCCGGGACCGCATCCTTGTCGGTGAAACCCGCGAGCACGGACTGTCGGATCGGGATCGCCAGATCGTTGCGTACCACGAGTCGGGACACGCTCTTCTGGCGTACCTGCTGCCCAAGGCCGATGCGCTCGAAAAGGTCACCGTGATCCCCCGCGGGCGCGCCCTCGGGGTGACGGCCCAGGTGCCAGAGGAGGAACGGTACAACTTCAGCGAGTCCTATCTGCGCGCCAAGATCGCAGTGATGTTCGGCGGGCGGCTGGCGGAATCGATCGTCTTCAACGAGGTGAGCAATGGAGCGGAAAACGACCTCCGCGAGGCCACGCGCCTGGCGCGAAGAATGGTTGCGCACTGGGGTATGAGCGAGCGCATCGGTCCCGTGTCGTTTCCCCAGCACCAACAGGAGGTCTTTCTCGGTCGGGAACTCGGCCATGAGCGCGAGCACAGTGAGTCCACCGCAGCCGCGATCGACGAGGAGATCAGAAAACTGCTGGGTGACATCGAGGCCAGCGCGCGGGAGACGCTGGAGAAACACCGTGGGGCGCTCGAAACGCTTGCCGAGGCCCTGAAGGAGCAGGAAACCCTGGAGGTGGAGGGGATCCGCGAGATCCTGAAGGGCAAGGTGCAGGAAGGCCAGGCGTGA